Proteins encoded within one genomic window of Fragaria vesca subsp. vesca linkage group LG1, FraVesHawaii_1.0, whole genome shotgun sequence:
- the LOC101308420 gene encoding F-box protein SKIP2-like translates to MGQSSSIPETPPQREASPSRRFSFKQLPVMSTPDQNDDESDRSDTVDGRDYTLDLPDECLGIIFHCLGSGDRKRSSLVCQRWLRVDGEHRHRLSLSAQAGILPFIPCIFARFDSVTKLALRCDRKSISIDDDSLVLISVRCRNLTRLKLRGCREITDLGMAAFAQNSKGLKKLSVGSCMFGAKAMNAVLEHCTALEELSVKRLRGIHDASEKIGAGKTPTTLKSICLKEILNGQCFGPLIVSSKNLKTLKLFRCLGDWDRVLEMLGNGNRGLTEIHLERIQVTDLGLSAIAKCSNLEILHIVKAPECSNFGLICVAENCKLLRKLHIDGWRTNRIGDEGLIAVARDCPEIQELVLIGVNPTSLSLAAIASNCKKLERLALCGSGTIGDDEFACIAAKCVALKKLCIKGCPISNVGLKTLAWGCPNLAKIKVKKCKGVSGEVAEWLRERRGSLTVNWDSGEIVPLDAAAGLSGGVESSMEFPLDHVAVTIAPSSSNNPLALFRTKFGFFSGRSFVPCTFRRWSVSENSNNGNL, encoded by the coding sequence ATGGGGCAGTCATCTTCAATCCCCGAGACTCCACCGCAGCGAGAAGCCTCCCCCAGCCGGCGATTCAGCTTCAAGCAGCTACCGGTAATGTCAACGCCGGACCAAAACGACGACGAATCTGACCGTTCTGACACCGTCGACGGCCGCGACTACACTTTGGATCTCCCCGACGAGTGCTTGGGGATCATTTTCCATTGCCTCGGCTCCGGCGACCGGAAAAGAAGCTCCCTCGTCTGCCAGCGCTGGCTCCGCGTCGACGGCGAGCACCGCCACCGTCTCTCCCTGAGCGCGCAGGCCGGAATCTTGCCGTTCATTCCTTGCATATTCGCTCGGTTCGATTCGGTGACGAAGCTCGCGCTCCGATGTGACCGGAAATCGATCAGCATCGACGACGATTCTCTGGTCTTGATCTCCGTCCGGTGCAGGAACCTCACGCGCCTCAAGCTCCGCGGCTGCCGGGAGATCACCGACCTCGGAATGGCGGCGTTTGCTCAGAATTCCAAAGGATTGAAGAAGCTCTCCGTCGGCTCGTGCATGTTCGGCGCTAAGGCCATGAACGCCGTGCTGGAGCACTGCACGGCGCTGGAGGAGCTGTCGGTGAAGCGGCTCCGGGGGATCCACGACGCGTCGGAGAAGATCGGAGCTGGCAAAACGCCGACGACGCTGAAATCGATCTGCCTGAAGGAGATACTGAACGGTCAGTGCTTTGGACCGTTGATTGTAAGCTCGAAAAATCTCAAGACTTTGAAATTGTTTAGATGTTTGGGAGATTGGGATAGAGTTTTGGAAATGCTTGGAAATGGAAACAGGGGATTGACTGAAATTCACCTGGAGAGGATTCAAGTGACCGATTTGGGGCTTTCGGCCATTGCGAAATGCTCGAATTTGGAGATTTTGCATATTGTTAAGGCCCCCGAGTGTTCGAATTTCGGGCTTATTTGTGTTGCTGAGAATTGTAAGTTGCTTAGGAAGCTTCACATTGATGGATGGAGGACTAATAGAATCGGGGATGAGGGTTTGATTGCTGTAGCTAGGGATTGCCCCGAAATTCAAGAGCTTGTGTTGATTGGTGTAAATCCGACTTCATTAAGCTTGGCTGCAATTGCTTCAAATTGCAAGAAATTGGAGAGGTTGGCGCTTTGCGGCAGTGGAACAATTGGAGATGATGAATTCGCTTGTATTGCCGCCAAATGTGTAGCATTGAAGAAGCTGTGTATTAAGGGGTGCCCGATTTCGAATGTGGGACTTAAAACGCTTGCTTGGGGTTGCCCCAATTTGGCCAAGATTAAGGTCAAGAAGTGCAAAGGAGTGAGTGGTGAGGTTGCAGAATGGTTGCGAGAAAGGAGAGGATCACTGACTGTTAATTGGGATTCTGGAGAAATTGTACCTTTGGATGCTGCGGCTGGTTTGAGTGGAGGTGTAGAAAGCTCCATGGAGTTTCCGCTTGATCATGTAGCTGTTACCATTGCTCCATCAAGTAGCAATAATCCATTGGCATTGTTTAGGACAAAGTTTGGGTTCTTTTCAGGTAGGAGTTTTGTTCCTTGCACATTCAGAAGGTGGTCAGTTAGTGAGAATAGTAACAATGGAAACTTGTAG
- the LOC101308715 gene encoding TMV resistance protein N-like, whose protein sequence is MDAAASSSSTSSSSSPPSNWEHDVFLSFRGKDTRHGFTDHLYFALNQRGIDTYRDAEKLPRGKYMSLELVEAIQESRFAVIVLSANYATSSWCLGELAHILECKKLRGLEVLPVFYHVEPSEIRKQAGGLGMEIAKHEMDFEEKRRKVDKWKEALKEIASLSGWHVTKDRGESEVIQEIVKCISDMLNNMLCNPDRDLIGMDARIEKMEWYLDLRSSDVLAVGIWGMGGIGKTTLAKEVFKKIRNQFDISGFVSDVRLYSEEKALVELQKLLCGSFFGDSNINIDTVERGIRLLKKVLCKKKVLLVLDDVDKLKQLKDLAPGMHNEENSWAPGSRLIITTRDRRILTECGVLESKIYEVEKLSDVEGFQLICQQAFKKNYPPVEFVELSKSFIKYASGLPLAHKVLGSHLYGREIDEWLEVLYRLDEELDKDIFSVLQISFDGLHETDKKIFLDIACFFNGEDHVRVKNILKGCGFSSGIGITNLINKSLIKIERKKLWMHDLLRCLGWHIVRRESVVPGKRSRLWLDDKSFDYKRRRLWHVEDAHNVITENTGTTSIEGLFLSLHEKEEIRLNEDPFLTMHNLRLLKICNVNFHGVQFTYLSRKLRFLEWHECPLESLSSCFTPDSLVSLVELKIPNSRIEQVWNGRISLEMLILMDLSNCQYLTMTPDFSTVPNLEQLILQGCKKLSEVHHTIGNLQKLGCSKLQEFPQILENMDTLSELYLDGTAIWQLPESIQHLKGLVWLNLSGCTNLLSIPSILCSSLTSLKFLCLSLCSSMDNLPDNIGSLEHLEELDACLELPNKFSGLRSLTTLNLGGCNLAEGAIPDDIGHLFSLQSLDLSENDFFTIPESISQLSELTEISLFKCSNLQSLPKDLPSSLRNVNLRGCPMLTNASSNWRRYPPQKVLSIINCRRPEHEEEEEIFPELHKFRLGNLEVLDLSYCQHLKKVPDLNGVPNLKKLNLEGCEKLSEVHPTVGRLQHLIVLNMKGCVDLLKFPRSISLKSLKLFDLSGCSKLKEFPEINGDMGKFSQLHLDGTALNYLTGSRI, encoded by the exons ATGGATGCAGCTGCGTCATCATCTTCAACTTCTTCATCATCTAGTCCACCCTCTAATTGGGAGCATGATGTGTTCCTCAGTTTCAGGGGCAAGGACACCCGCCATGGTTTCACAGACCATTTATACTTTGCTCTGAATCAGAGAGGAATTGACACATATAGGGATGCAGAGAAACTTCCAAGGGGAAAGTACATGTCTTTAGAACTTGTCGAAGCAATTCAGGAGTCAAGGTTTGCGGTCATTGTTCTTTCAGCTAACTATGCCACTTCAAGTTGGTGTTTAGGTGAGCTTGCTCATATTCTTGAATGCAAGAAACTGAGGGGACTGGAAGTTCTTCCGGTTTTTTACCATGTAGAGCCATCCGAGATAAGGAAGCAAGCTGGAGGGTTGGGCATGGAGATTGCCAAGCATGAGATGGATTTCGAGGAGAAGAGAAGGAAGGTGGACAAGTGGAAGGAAGCTTTGAAGGAGATAGCCAGTCTCTCCGGATGGCATGTCACCAAGGACAG GGGAGAATCAGAAGTTATTCAGGAAATAGTTAAATGTATTTCAGACATGTTGAACAACATGTTATGCAACCCGGACAGAGATTTAATTGGGATGGATGCACGTATTGAGAAAATGGAGTGGTACTTGGATCTAAGGTCGAGTGATGTTCTTGCGGTAGGGATTTGGGGGATGGGGGGAATTGGTAAGACAACTCTGGCAAAAGAAGTTTTCAAAAAGATTCGTAACCAATTTGATATTAGCGGTTTTGTTTCCGATGTGAGATTGTATTCAGAAGAAAAGGCTCTAGTTGAGTTGCAGAAACTTCTTTGTGGTTCCTTCTTCGGGGACAGCAATATAAATATAGACACTGTCGAAAGAGGGATCAGGTTATTGAAGAAGGTACTATGCAAGAAAAAGGTGCTTCTCGTACTAGATGACGTTGACAAACTTAAACAACTGAAAGATTTAGCACCTGGAATGCATAATGAAGAGAATTCTTGGGCGCCAGGGAGTCGACTCATTATAACAACTAGAGATAGGCGCATATTGACAGAATGTGGAGTACTGGAGTCTAAAATATATGAGGTTGAAAAACTGAGTGATGTAGAAGGATTTCAGCTCATATGTCAACAAGCCTTCAAGAAAAACTATCCACCAGTTGAGTTTGTAGAGCTGTCCAAGAGTTTCATAAAATATGCCAGTGGCCTTCCTTTAGCTCATAAAGTTCTAGGATCACACTTGTATGGTAGGGAGATAGATGAATGGTTAGAGGTGTTGTATAGACTGGACGAAGAGCTGGATAAAGATATTTTTAGTGTGCTCCAAATAAGTTTTGATGGATTACATGAGACTGATAAGAAAATCTTTTTGGACATTGCATGTTTCTTCAATGGTGAGGATCATGTTCGTGTAAAAAATATATTGAAAGGTTGTGGCTTTTCTTCCGGAATAGGCATAACTAACCTTATCAATAAATCTTTGATTAAGATTGAAAGGAAGAAACTGTGGATGCATGATTTACTGCGGTGCTTGGGTTGGCATATTGTCCGTAGAGAATCTGTTGTCCCAGGTAAACGTAGCAGGTTGTGGCTTGATGACAAATCATTTGACTACAAACGCAGAAGGTTATGGCATGTGGAGGATGCTCACAATGTAATCACGGAAAATACA GGAACAACTTCTATTGAAGGCTTGTTCTTAAGCTTGCATGAAAAAGAAGAAATACGTTTGAATGAAGACCCGTTCTTAACTATGCACAACCTAAGATTGTTGAAGATTTGTAATGTGAACTTTCATGGTGTGCAGTTCACCTATCTTTCTAGAAAATTACGGTTTTTGGAATGGCATGAATGCCCCCTAGAATCTTTGTCATCTTGCTTTACACCGGATTCACTAGTAAGCCTGGTTGAATTAAAGATTCCTAACAGCCGCATTGAACAAGTATGGAATGGAAGG ATATCTCTGGAAATGCTAATACTCATGGATCTTTCCAACTGCCAATATTTAACGATGACCCCGGACTTCAGTACGGTCCCGAATCTTGAGCAGTTGATCCTCCAAGGTTGTAAGAAGTTATCAGAGGTTCACCATACAATCGGGAATCTTCAGAAACTGG GATGTTCAAAACTCCAAGAGTTTCCGCAGATTTTGGAGAATATGGATACGTTATCAGAACTTTATCTAGATGGCACGGCTATTTGGCAACTACCTGAATCAATCCAGCATTTGAAAGGCCTTGTTTGGCTAAATCTAAGCGGCTGCACGAACCTTCTCAGTATTCCAAGCATCCTTTGTAGTAGTTTGACATCCCTGAAATTTCTCTGTCTGTCACTGTGCTCAAGTATGGACAATCTGCCGGATAACATAGGCTCCTTGGAACACTTGGAGGAGCTCGATGCAT GTTTAGAATTGCCAAACAAGTTCTCAGGCTTGAGGTCTTTGACAACACTAAACCTAGGTGGATGTAATCTCGCAGAAGGTGCAATCCCTGATGACATTGGTCATTTATTCTCATTGCAGAGTCTTGATTTAAGTGAGAATGACTTTTTCACCATACCTGAAAGCATCTCCCAGCTTTCTGAGCTTACAGAAATTTCGCTGTTTAAGTGTAGCAATCTACAGTCATTGCCAAAAGATCTTCCATCAAGTCTAAGAAATGTAAATCTGCGTGGTTGTCCTATGCTGACAAATGCTTCATCTAATTGGAGGAGATATCCGCCTCAAAAGGTTTTGAGTATCATAAACTGTCGAAGACCAGAACACGAGGAGGAGGAGGAAATCTTTCCTGAACTCCATAAG TTTCGTTTAGGAAATCTGGAAGTACTCGATCTTTCCTACTGCCAACACTTGAAGAAGGTCCCTGACTTGAATGGGGTTCCAAATCTTAAGAAACTGAACCTTGAAGGTTGTGAAAAGCTATCTGAGGTTCACCCTACAGTTGGGCGTCTCCAACATCTGATTGTTCTGAATATGAAAGGATGTGTTGATCTATTGAAATTTCCCCGTTCCATCAGCTTGAAGTCTCTAAAATTATTTGATCTTTCAGGATGTTCAAAACTGAAAGAGTTTCCAGAGATTAATGGAGATATGGGGAAATTTTCACAACTGCATTTAGATGGGACGGCATTAAA TTACCTGACTGGTTCTCGAATTTAA
- the LOC101309008 gene encoding uncharacterized protein LOC101309008, which produces MIGSSGRLHCRVWIWVKMIWCSVLQSLPRNLPFNLKYVNARECPMLKNNADTLTMWASGKRFCFINCGQSEEDNVQASHVPVPEDNIGLLFSKYIQNRIYGKKPFEFRFPHSTRIPHLWSHWRSGPSVAVPLSDSNSSWIGFALFVVFEILEKEDFDSRLVHMDFVATNHELGNLVACSIN; this is translated from the exons ATGATAGGCTCTTCTGGTCGACTTCACTGCAGAGTCTGGATTTGGGTGAAAATGATTTG GTGTAGTGTGTTACAGTCTTTGCCAAGAAATCTTCCATTCAATCTAAAATATGTCAATGCACGAGAATGTCCCATGTTGAAGAATAATGCCGATACTTTGACAATGTGGGCTTCCGGGAAACGGTTCTGCTTCATAAATTGTGGACAATCAGAAGAGGATAATGTTCAGGCAAGCCATGTTCCAGTTCCAGAAGACAATATTGGACTACTCTTTTCCAAATACATTCAG AATCGAATCTATGGTAAAAAACCATTCGAATTTCGTTTTCCACATAGTACAAGAATCCCCCATTTGTGGAGCCATTGGAGGAGTGGCCCTTCTGTGGCAGTCCCGCTATCTGATAGTAATAGTTCGTGGATTGGATTTGCTCTATTTGTTGTTTTCGAAATCCTTGAGAAAGAAGATTTCGACAGCA GACTGGTCCATATGGACTTTGTTGCTACGAACCACGAGTTGGGAAATTTGGTGGCTTGTTCGATAAATTAG
- the LOC101309295 gene encoding uncharacterized protein LOC101309295 — protein MNSSRDIVVLERRIKLVVLHLPRVYFQQQLNQCQVISALFTTINPELEVVMCGSRLVYQQDLRDLIRSLTAAARKFGEHVLTQLCSLACTQTDDQIIAVEGEMPINCDSSSQRSTAQVPEQALTSIMRLKSYRCYLRQKQVFVNSEPTPLVHSGSVIPVHAKCCLFECSERNFGNEAEENTKSSCHHVRIMAETQLYGSYSSFQLKTSLQLLLKHSKVATLSLGGHTISAFKKFDPSSASNIICFSDKEIPVWFRNEMSYQMSSRSRVGIKLPPRLLEDRNWRGLGVCVAFEVHDQIATTSPGPVKLLCHLRAKDNYCLNPIPMCSITEERYKSLHLGRFIWLTYIPRILLTELNVVSDVEARIYVSCRGLRVEKCGIRLLYRQEEVEFEEIIRECWTSFFDNLSFIRQLVEADDQNDQLWTRHEPPMLEGHIKVFDPDLIYNAIPHSNEIPEWFGRGIDPWPDCWSWRFQLPPSLNGTNWIGLAICASYLISRDYLLESISCPFILKLETRNNGLSSSHRYQMSNEESEFLKHCDHIGRNVAGEFIWLSYIPRRWFLHQLNDESALNVSVTRMWWKPEKISLRFLYAHEGEEFKQLCCSLHGSPPQQ, from the exons ATGAATTCCTCAAGAGACATAGTTGTCTTGGAGAGACGAATCAAACTTGTGGTATTACATTTACCACGTGTTTATTTTCAACAACAGTTGAATCAATGTCAGGTTATTAGCGCATTGTTTACAACCATTAACCCAGAATTGGAGGTTGTAATGTGTGGGAGCCGTCTAGTTTATCAGCAAGATTTACGAGACTTGATCCGTTCATTGACTGCGGCTGCAAGAAAGTTTGGGGAACATGTCCTTACTCAACTTTGTTCCCTGGCCTGCACTCAAACTGATGATCAGATCATTGCAGTGGAAGGAGAAATGCCCATCAATTGTGATTCCTCTTCTCAAAG AAGTACAGCACAAGTACCGGAACAAGCTTTAACTTCAATAATGAGGCTGAAAAGTTATAGATGCTATCTCCGGCAAAAGCAAGTTTTTGTAAATTCTGAACCTACCCCATTAGTTCACTCCGGATCAGTAATACCAGTCCATGCCAAATGCTGTCTTTTCGAATGCAGTGAGAGGAACTTTGGGAATGAAGCAGAAGAAAACACAAAGTCGTCATGTCATCATGTACGTATAATGGCTGAAACTCAACTGTACGGTAGCTATAGTTCATTTCAGCTGAAAACATCCCTCCAGTTGTTACTTAAACACTCCAAGGTGGCCACTCTCAGTCTTGGTGGACATACAATTTCTGCTTTCAAGAAGTTTGATCCATCCTCCGCATCCAATATTATTTGTTTCTCTGATAAGGAAATTCCAGTGTGGTTCAGAAATGAGATGTCGTATCAGATGTCTTCTAGGTCCAGGGTGGGAATCAAACTACCTCCAAGATTGCTTGAGGATAGGAATTGGAGAGGACTTGGTGTATGTGTTGCCTTTGAAGTTCATGACCAGATTGCAACTACCTCCCCAGGGCCGGTCAAACTTCTCTGTCACTTGAGAGCCAAGGACAACTATTGCTTGAATCCTATCCCCATGTGTTCCATAACAGAAGAGAGATACAAGTCATTGCATCTTGGTAGATTCATTTGGCTAACCTACATACCCCGTATTTTGCTAACAGAGCTCAATGTGGTCAGTGATGTAGAGGCCAGAATCTATGTTAGTTGCAGAGGCTTGAGAGTGGAGAAGTGTGGTATACGTCTGTTGTACCGGCAAGAAGAGGTGGAGTTTGAGGAAATAATAAGGGAGTGCTGGACTTCTTTCTTTGATAATCTGTCTTTTATCCGTCAACTTGTAGAAGCAGATGATCAAAATGATCAACTATGGACAAGGCATGAACCTCCAATGCTTGAAGGCCATATCAAG GTCTTTGATCCAGATTTAATATATAATGCAATTCCCCATTCTAATGAAATTCCGGAGTGGTTCGGGCGTGGCATTGACCCCTGGCCTGACTGCTGGAGCTGGAGATTCCAGTTACCACCGTCTTTGAATGGAACAAATTGGATAGGATTGGCTATCTGTGCATCATATCTTATTAGCAGAGACTATCTGTTGGAAAGTATTTCCTGCCCCTTTATTTTAAAATTGGAAACTAGAAACAATGGTTTGTCATCTTCGCATCGGTATCAAATGAGCAATGAAGAATCCGAGTTCTTAAAGCATTGTGACCACATTGGGAGGAATGTCGCTGGTGAATTCATCTGGCTCTCCTACATTCCGCGACGCTGGTTTCTACATCAGCTAAATGATGAGTCTGCCCTCAATGTTTCAGTGACTCGAATGTGGTGGAAGCCGGAGAAGATCAGCCTCCGTTTTTTGTACGCGCATGAGGGGGAAGAGTTTAAGCAGCTCTGTTGCAGTCTTCATGGATCCCCTCCCCAACAGTAA